One genomic window of Caldivirga maquilingensis IC-167 includes the following:
- the csx1 gene encoding CRISPR-associated CARF protein Csx1, translating to MSSGDSEERVLVLAPWGLPTLWDEVNYVIPRVSESGGKLCVRPINIEWNDVDKVKSYTSLAGVLRYITNAGHKGFIDVIIMGLDTLAFPDTRSQSGNCNVVGILSDFTNTLRNGKVNYRDIENTAYSLLKNCISQYLGGFNSKADKINIEVEILPGTGTYRAGNFNARFMGGINNLNFTMLYKLYNKVRYNKYSAIIIDITHGVNYLPMITYMAAQLIAKYLSARDNKDICLITFNADPISRQKTEATQERRLNIIEMQNISIEPHEFLKELTGRLNKEKIFRIVRTNHDKDKINKLNKLNNNYEDIRRRLNPSRITTSLEYGFALYLVTYLRKNNLTHVKDLEELSRNISNLCDEIYNYMNEAVDISINNNEVLISRIYDFETSPLLLSMAFDVVRNRVINVLNLDQLMDNEGGIDIEYLLKIPVSSVADTILSNEVDSIKRAAELFRDVAVNLLGMNKGILGGYVKYGNIHDFVNKSIIDIGRRSNDIREEIKNYSCDNQDSHDDSECRFNDRNFIAHAGLERNITCIKISGDKVFIKYIDKCFEDIDKHMENISKGNAK from the coding sequence AAATTATGCGTTAGGCCCATTAATATTGAGTGGAATGATGTGGATAAAGTTAAGAGTTATACTTCATTGGCTGGAGTCCTACGTTACATCACTAATGCTGGCCATAAAGGCTTTATTGACGTGATAATCATGGGCTTGGATACATTGGCATTCCCAGATACGCGTAGTCAAAGTGGAAACTGCAACGTAGTGGGGATTCTTAGTGATTTTACCAATACTCTACGTAATGGTAAAGTTAACTACCGTGATATTGAGAACACAGCTTATTCACTCCTTAAGAATTGTATTTCTCAATACCTTGGTGGTTTCAATAGTAAAGCTGATAAAATCAATATTGAGGTCGAGATACTGCCCGGTACAGGAACCTACAGAGCCGGTAACTTTAATGCAAGGTTTATGGGCGGCATCAACAATCTGAACTTCACCATGCTATATAAGCTATACAATAAGGTTAGATACAATAAGTACAGTGCCATTATTATCGACATAACACATGGTGTGAATTACTTACCCATGATAACGTACATGGCTGCTCAGTTAATAGCCAAGTACCTGAGTGCCAGGGATAATAAGGATATATGCTTAATAACCTTTAATGCAGACCCAATCTCAAGACAAAAAACAGAAGCCACACAGGAGCGAAGACTCAACATAATCGAGATGCAAAACATAAGTATTGAACCTCATGAATTCCTCAAAGAGTTAACTGGTAGGTTAAATAAGGAGAAGATCTTTAGAATTGTGAGAACTAATCATGATAAGGATAAGATAAACAAATTAAATAAGTTGAATAATAATTATGAAGATATACGACGCCGCTTAAATCCATCGAGGATTACCACATCTCTTGAGTATGGTTTTGCACTTTACCTAGTTACTTATCTACGCAAAAATAACCTAACACATGTGAAGGATCTGGAGGAGTTATCAAGGAATATTTCGAATTTATGCGATGAAATTTACAACTATATGAATGAGGCAGTTGATATTAGTATTAATAATAATGAGGTTCTCATTTCGAGGATTTACGATTTTGAGACTTCACCGCTGTTATTATCCATGGCTTTTGACGTGGTGAGAAACAGGGTCATTAACGTATTGAACCTTGATCAATTAATGGATAATGAGGGTGGTATAGATATTGAATATCTATTGAAGATACCGGTTAGCAGTGTAGCTGACACAATACTTAGTAATGAGGTTGATTCAATTAAGCGTGCAGCTGAGTTATTTAGGGATGTTGCTGTTAACTTACTGGGTATGAATAAAGGAATCCTGGGTGGTTATGTGAAATACGGAAATATCCATGATTTTGTGAATAAATCCATCATAGACATAGGGCGTAGGTCTAATGATATTCGTGAGGAGATTAAGAATTATTCATGCGATAACCAAGATTCACATGATGATTCCGAGTGTAGGTTCAACGATAGGAATTTTATTGCTCATGCTGGTCTTGAGAGAAATATCACATGTATTAAAATCAGTGGCGATAAAGTATTCATTAAGTATATTGATAAGTGCTTCGAAGATATTGATAAGCACATGGAGAATATTAGTAAGGGTAATGCCAAGTAG
- a CDS encoding DNA double-strand break repair nuclease NurA gives MREIFELASSLSRLMSIVGELASPEPIDLSEIGGFEVGCDTDFTVGELKPVSIDYPLMGLDSHSRIIRFLGVDVHLVTGALVGGDNVLIPQPNGTNNVRWIGLKLRFKPRDYELLDKLSEMFYIKSSFLDNEYFVGSYNDEAVRDEVRNHVEVTLMRAVNNNAFLLVDGPVFPTPRVLSMEGNKYASVFNGIIESRVKALNGLKAVGVVKRIEHSHFLARYLRECGREGVPMVDDYTLAIKRATLALPNSRSVYLGPIVVKVGNWVKYCWYVVTRTGRNASVVRVEGLSEEVAKEGRDYVGMLMTLSGTAVPIHIADKLARRLNASAVLMLYNLSPGGIITYEGLEEVERARGDLVE, from the coding sequence ATGCGTGAGATCTTTGAGTTAGCCTCTTCATTGAGTAGGTTAATGAGTATTGTTGGTGAATTAGCTAGCCCAGAGCCTATTGATTTAAGTGAAATAGGTGGTTTTGAGGTTGGTTGCGATACGGATTTTACAGTTGGTGAGTTGAAGCCTGTGAGTATTGATTACCCTTTAATGGGGCTTGATAGTCATTCAAGGATTATTAGGTTCTTAGGTGTTGATGTCCACTTGGTTACTGGTGCCTTGGTTGGTGGTGATAACGTGTTGATTCCTCAACCTAATGGTACTAATAATGTTAGATGGATCGGCCTTAAGCTTAGATTTAAGCCCCGTGACTATGAATTGCTTGATAAGCTTAGTGAAATGTTTTACATTAAGTCTTCGTTCCTTGACAATGAGTATTTCGTGGGTTCTTATAATGATGAGGCTGTTAGGGATGAGGTTAGGAATCATGTTGAGGTAACCCTCATGAGGGCTGTCAACAATAATGCATTCCTACTGGTGGATGGGCCTGTTTTCCCCACGCCTAGGGTTCTATCCATGGAGGGTAATAAGTATGCATCTGTTTTTAATGGTATTATTGAGTCTAGGGTTAAGGCTCTTAATGGGCTTAAGGCAGTGGGTGTTGTTAAGAGGATTGAGCATAGTCACTTCCTTGCAAGGTATCTTAGAGAGTGCGGTAGGGAGGGTGTACCCATGGTTGATGATTACACACTAGCCATTAAGAGAGCAACCTTGGCTTTACCTAACTCACGGTCTGTTTACCTAGGCCCCATTGTGGTTAAGGTTGGTAACTGGGTTAAGTACTGCTGGTACGTGGTTACTAGGACTGGTCGTAATGCCTCTGTTGTTCGTGTGGAGGGGTTGAGCGAAGAGGTTGCCAAGGAGGGTAGGGATTACGTGGGCATGCTAATGACGTTAAGCGGTACCGCGGTACCTATACATATTGCTGATAAACTGGCTAGGAGATTGAACGCCAGCGCAGTACTAATGCTCTACAACCTAAGCCCCGGCGGCATCATCACCTACGAGGGCCTTGAGGAGGTTGAGAGGGCTAGGGGTGACCTTGTTGAGTAA
- a CDS encoding ATP-binding protein, translating into MTLLSNLDCNEYLGFITRQMPSSVSTDEALAYMVSGCDVGFPVGRYVVIEDDGVKYLAKIVQSRVEDIYSIAKTPVISLEQELSMEVRYIPRFIALELIRECRGDACSPVTTPPQIHAKVRWARDGEVSKMLSLPSNGVELGYLALPSGEVLRSEFVKIPIDALKHHVLVVGTTGSGKTQLLKNMALDLVRNYSDCVVIAMDAVGHYHHLAMDNVETRVVIPMTNSLVGRLLRNIKVSEAKELAREFARRLVRYYLNEFYIRSGLKISGKVNIKVAYSREQEDAGKDKGYVVKVSKVIVKAKININNNDKEINVTLLPWALKSIDVMYRINDITGLLTEQAKLFYRRVINEVTDELPSNEKPTFKEIYEYLISPSNQSERGRTLVNYEAIANKLGIHPSTLENIVRAILSLVETRLFDVEHKAGDHKLVVKEPNYRELFKQGYVVVDLRTTSSLNQRIIVYRILNKLFRAMKPGGKRIAVVLVDEAHLFFPQTRDETEKRIIENQLTRIARLGRSRGIAVVFATHMPDDLNDAVLQLTNTKVILRSDERVLEKLGIPTSERRFLTVTDAGIGYVKSYAMKYPIYIKFEPKAFHLG; encoded by the coding sequence GTGACCTTGTTGAGTAACCTTGATTGTAATGAGTACCTTGGATTCATAACTAGGCAGATGCCCAGTTCCGTGAGTACTGATGAGGCATTGGCATACATGGTCAGTGGGTGTGATGTCGGTTTCCCAGTGGGTAGGTACGTGGTTATTGAGGATGATGGGGTTAAGTACCTGGCTAAGATTGTGCAGTCTAGGGTCGAGGATATATACTCCATAGCCAAGACACCGGTAATCTCCCTGGAACAGGAGTTAAGTATGGAAGTACGCTACATACCAAGGTTCATAGCCCTGGAGTTGATTAGAGAATGTAGGGGAGATGCCTGCAGCCCAGTAACCACTCCACCACAGATACATGCTAAGGTTAGGTGGGCGAGGGATGGTGAAGTATCGAAAATGCTCTCACTACCGAGCAATGGCGTGGAACTAGGGTACCTGGCACTACCCTCCGGTGAAGTGCTGAGGAGTGAATTCGTGAAAATACCCATAGACGCCCTTAAGCACCATGTACTTGTGGTCGGCACCACAGGTAGCGGTAAGACTCAGCTCCTTAAGAACATGGCCCTGGACCTAGTTAGGAATTACAGTGACTGCGTGGTGATTGCAATGGATGCCGTGGGTCATTACCACCACTTGGCGATGGATAATGTTGAAACCAGGGTTGTAATACCAATGACCAATTCATTGGTGGGTCGGTTATTGAGGAATATAAAGGTAAGTGAAGCCAAGGAATTAGCTAGGGAGTTTGCACGTAGGCTTGTAAGGTACTACCTAAATGAATTCTACATACGTAGTGGATTAAAAATAAGCGGTAAGGTGAACATAAAGGTTGCCTACAGTAGGGAACAAGAAGACGCCGGGAAGGATAAGGGTTACGTGGTGAAGGTGAGTAAAGTGATTGTTAAGGCTAAGATTAACATTAATAATAATGATAAGGAAATAAACGTGACGCTACTACCTTGGGCTCTAAAATCCATTGATGTAATGTACAGGATCAATGACATAACAGGCTTACTCACGGAGCAGGCTAAATTGTTCTACAGAAGGGTCATTAATGAAGTCACCGATGAATTACCTAGTAATGAAAAGCCCACGTTTAAGGAGATTTACGAGTATTTAATAAGCCCAAGCAACCAGAGTGAAAGGGGTAGGACACTGGTTAATTATGAGGCTATAGCCAATAAATTAGGCATTCACCCAAGTACCTTAGAGAACATAGTAAGGGCCATATTATCCCTAGTGGAGACAAGGCTCTTTGACGTGGAGCACAAGGCCGGTGACCACAAGCTGGTGGTTAAGGAACCTAATTACAGGGAATTATTTAAGCAGGGTTATGTGGTTGTGGATTTGAGGACCACATCAAGCCTCAACCAGAGGATTATAGTCTACAGGATCTTGAATAAATTATTCAGAGCCATGAAGCCGGGTGGTAAAAGGATTGCTGTGGTTCTTGTTGATGAGGCGCACTTATTCTTCCCACAGACCAGGGATGAGACGGAGAAGAGGATAATTGAGAATCAGTTAACCAGGATTGCCAGGCTCGGTAGAAGCCGCGGCATAGCCGTAGTATTCGCCACGCATATGCCGGATGACTTAAACGACGCAGTACTACAATTAACAAACACTAAGGTAATCCTCAGGAGTGACGAGAGGGTCCTTGAGAAACTCGGCATACCCACCAGTGAGAGGAGATTCCTCACAGTGACTGATGCAGGCATTGGTTACGTGAAGTCCTACGCAATGAAGTACCCAATCTACATTAAGTTCGAGCCGAAGGCCTTCCACCTCGGGTAA
- a CDS encoding CRISPR-associated protein: protein MGYFLGITVGVSLLRNALSSDALGDYSGVVGRVLQGSEDSAYVLFNDDFVSRLSDFACGNPRCCAEASLIWSMLEKGFKPLTLEFFSTDTNAAELCTMALARCFSRHVNVAGYVRVRFFGGGDLMRGFVNLVDALGRELSNYLMRGFEVFIGISGGMKIEVVASVLVASILGARLVYVSESGELVILPRLPLSLRREVLEGDLASLPGDLLESLESLGLLRRGASGLEFPRWLLDFTRGGRPSART, encoded by the coding sequence ATGGGTTATTTTCTTGGTATTACTGTGGGGGTTTCGTTGTTGAGGAATGCGTTGAGTAGTGATGCTCTTGGGGATTACTCTGGGGTTGTGGGTCGTGTTCTTCAGGGTTCTGAGGATTCTGCCTACGTGTTGTTTAATGATGATTTCGTCAGCAGGTTATCAGACTTTGCCTGCGGTAATCCTAGGTGTTGTGCTGAGGCTTCACTGATCTGGTCCATGCTTGAGAAGGGGTTTAAGCCCTTGACGCTTGAATTCTTTAGCACTGATACTAATGCCGCTGAGTTGTGCACTATGGCTCTTGCTAGATGCTTCTCTAGGCATGTGAATGTTGCGGGTTACGTTAGGGTTAGGTTCTTCGGTGGTGGTGACTTGATGAGGGGTTTTGTAAACCTTGTGGATGCCCTTGGTAGGGAGTTGAGTAATTACTTGATGCGTGGCTTCGAGGTTTTCATAGGTATTAGTGGTGGTATGAAGATTGAGGTTGTGGCCTCTGTGCTTGTGGCTTCAATACTGGGTGCTAGATTGGTTTATGTAAGTGAGAGCGGTGAGTTGGTTATTTTACCGAGGTTACCATTGAGCCTTAGGCGTGAGGTCCTTGAGGGTGACTTGGCGTCCCTGCCCGGGGATTTGCTTGAGTCGCTGGAATCCTTAGGTCTCCTGAGGCGTGGTGCCTCCGGTCTTGAGTTTCCCAGGTGGCTTCTGGATTTTACCCGAGGTGGAAGGCCTTCGGCTCGAACTTAA
- the cmr6 gene encoding type III-B CRISPR module RAMP protein Cmr6: MASVTGGKTALDTGTNVVSYVRREFLNFTKDLMGKAGRGGEREVVGISEFARDAMRSIADAYKCSTIKDLLDKANKYLDEQVNALKDLGYEIVINNIFITLTRLAIGLRNPYFEILEQGISWDPIMNLPYIPASSLKGAMRASAEGTQCSQAFGSMDEASHVIVLDSYPVYCPSGKSLMTLDIINPHYAEPARTIAEPQVKPVPVPFLTVSTGVGFRVIIMAERRRLKYRCRNEPGDYIYLSSDCKGVCTINDLQSIVTKVFSRGIGAKTALGYGILEQQRH, encoded by the coding sequence ATGGCCTCAGTAACTGGAGGGAAAACTGCACTGGATACTGGCACGAACGTGGTTAGTTACGTAAGGCGTGAGTTCCTGAACTTCACGAAGGACTTAATGGGCAAGGCAGGGAGGGGAGGTGAGCGGGAGGTTGTGGGTATATCTGAATTTGCTAGGGATGCCATGAGGAGTATCGCTGATGCCTATAAATGCAGTACCATCAAGGATTTACTAGATAAAGCGAATAAGTACCTTGACGAACAGGTAAACGCACTAAAGGATCTCGGTTATGAAATAGTAATCAACAACATATTCATAACACTAACTAGGTTAGCCATTGGGCTTAGGAACCCTTACTTCGAGATTCTCGAACAAGGCATCTCCTGGGATCCAATAATGAACTTGCCCTATATACCCGCAAGCTCCCTAAAGGGTGCCATGAGAGCCTCAGCTGAAGGGACGCAATGCTCACAGGCTTTCGGCAGTATGGACGAGGCCTCACACGTAATTGTCCTGGACTCATACCCAGTTTACTGCCCCTCTGGGAAATCATTAATGACGCTTGATATTATAAACCCACACTACGCTGAACCCGCGAGAACCATTGCCGAGCCCCAGGTGAAGCCTGTACCTGTACCGTTCCTCACAGTGTCCACTGGCGTGGGTTTTAGGGTTATTATAATGGCTGAGAGGAGGAGGTTAAAGTATAGATGCAGAAATGAGCCTGGGGATTACATCTACCTATCGAGTGATTGCAAGGGTGTTTGTACGATTAATGATTTGCAGAGTATAGTAACTAAAGTGTTTAGTAGGGGTATTGGTGCTAAGACGGCGCTTGGCTATGGAATATTGGAGCAGCAAAGACATTAA
- the cmr1 gene encoding type III-B CRISPR module RAMP protein Cmr1 gives MTYAELTLRLVTPLFTGSADPNSVDYDWPLRPSEVKGVWRWWARTFVSGALYEAGQLHGHPDKDIIKVPKKDEAKKVSKIVGEKLGLGYAGEESVASHLKLIIRHGQNIRINKACSNRVSGKVLQRIGLLTLDCRTLQYVEPSAEFYVTIDKHNNVKLNDDNAIKASLSVLSIALTLSCFGKGGRRGLGCLDVDKVDGDYSFLFNLNHKEFAKKLNYTIELVKDIVKEMSKSGLESCELPPMPVVSNVELTKCVDVKVKNRYVDRLFVFQLFEVYGRDLLPKLHNFFLRPERAKILMGNPKAKDELRNEFMAWILGLPREQKGTGYRLMSNNIVRRASSMLLSIHGINNDVAYLALFLSADWPSGLTWHGAGSKPITINERDIINASYVALNEFLEYLGRQRIRWKRVWPQ, from the coding sequence ATGACATATGCAGAGCTTACCCTCAGGTTGGTGACGCCATTATTCACAGGCTCCGCGGACCCCAATAGTGTCGATTATGATTGGCCCCTGAGGCCCAGTGAGGTTAAGGGTGTTTGGCGTTGGTGGGCCAGGACGTTTGTGAGTGGTGCTCTATACGAGGCAGGTCAGCTCCATGGCCATCCGGATAAGGACATTATTAAAGTGCCGAAGAAAGACGAGGCTAAGAAGGTCTCGAAAATCGTGGGCGAGAAGTTGGGACTTGGTTATGCTGGTGAGGAGAGCGTGGCCTCTCACCTTAAGTTGATAATCAGGCATGGGCAAAACATTAGGATCAATAAGGCATGTAGCAACCGCGTAAGTGGTAAGGTACTCCAAAGGATTGGCTTACTAACCCTTGACTGTAGAACGCTACAATATGTGGAACCCAGCGCTGAATTCTACGTAACCATTGATAAACATAATAATGTGAAATTAAATGATGATAATGCCATTAAGGCATCCCTTAGTGTTTTATCCATAGCCTTGACCCTCTCATGCTTCGGTAAGGGTGGTAGGAGGGGGCTTGGGTGCCTTGATGTAGATAAGGTTGATGGTGACTATAGTTTTCTCTTTAACCTTAACCATAAAGAATTTGCTAAGAAGTTGAATTATACAATAGAGCTTGTAAAAGACATAGTTAAAGAGATGAGCAAGAGTGGTCTTGAATCCTGCGAGTTACCACCAATGCCTGTAGTTAGTAATGTGGAATTAACAAAATGTGTTGATGTGAAAGTGAAAAATAGATATGTCGATAGGTTGTTTGTGTTTCAGTTATTTGAGGTTTACGGCAGGGATTTACTACCTAAGTTGCATAACTTCTTCCTAAGACCCGAAAGGGCTAAAATACTCATGGGAAACCCCAAAGCAAAGGACGAACTTAGAAACGAGTTTATGGCCTGGATACTGGGCCTACCCAGGGAGCAGAAGGGGACCGGGTATAGGTTAATGTCAAATAATATAGTTAGGAGGGCTTCATCAATGCTCCTCTCGATCCATGGCATTAATAATGATGTTGCTTACCTGGCATTGTTCTTATCGGCTGATTGGCCCAGCGGATTAACCTGGCACGGCGCTGGCTCAAAACCAATTACTATTAATGAGCGTGACATAATAAATGCGAGTTACGTAGCATTAAACGAATTCCTAGAATATCTGGGTAGACAGAGAATAAGGTGGAAGCGCGTATGGCCTCAGTAA
- the cmr5 gene encoding type III-B CRISPR module-associated protein Cmr5, which translates to MSEQVRDKALDLAITCINAVKNLNNNDILKGFRTRCRRELEGIYYNGLTYELAFILAKSSDKNGSGYGKLNNVLNEKDIGKYLSNIKNKISDEAYEVYGACLLWAMRELGLIDGAKDLMDLLNKLNTLGTEVIVTNKILTFADWLKRLAEAMISEVTQ; encoded by the coding sequence ATGAGTGAGCAGGTTAGGGACAAGGCTTTGGATTTAGCCATAACTTGCATCAACGCAGTCAAGAACCTAAACAATAATGATATACTTAAGGGGTTTAGGACTAGGTGTAGGAGGGAACTTGAGGGTATTTACTACAATGGTTTAACGTATGAACTTGCATTCATACTCGCGAAGTCCTCAGACAAGAACGGGAGTGGTTATGGTAAATTAAATAATGTGCTTAATGAGAAGGACATAGGAAAGTACCTAAGCAATATTAAGAATAAAATAAGTGATGAGGCCTATGAAGTTTATGGGGCATGCCTTCTATGGGCCATGAGGGAATTAGGCTTAATTGATGGGGCTAAGGACTTGATGGATTTACTTAATAAATTGAACACACTAGGCACCGAAGTCATAGTTACTAATAAGATTCTGACATTCGCTGATTGGTTGAAGAGACTTGCCGAGGCCATGATATCTGAGGTGACTCAATGA
- the cmr4 gene encoding type III-B CRISPR module RAMP protein Cmr4 yields MSTTGVQNNAPLKYSMLTFIEALTPMHPGTGSGGKIVDLEVQKDEFGIPVIWSSSLKGAIRSSLTLNRSSNDQRHKVLINAVFGPEPGTDEVSEYSSVVNFLDAKLLLMPIRSLRGVWAYATSRHLLNYYRTYVDALETLNNNLSKYQNALDQLIKLTENIDQGTAVVSKGDLVISGGKAVLNEIEFNANVNVKLNEKLNEVVNKALPNVIAERVKERGLVLVSDDDMMELIKRSIIIQTRVRLDYSKKTVTEGGLWEEEYLPQFTVFVSGVVCSKPRINEKSFKEKVGDSSDVLQKFTNMKNNAEEVCRYLRGETQDPSTIFILGGKETLGKGLAKVWWLP; encoded by the coding sequence GTGAGCACCACTGGTGTACAAAATAATGCCCCGCTCAAGTACTCTATGTTAACGTTTATTGAGGCACTAACGCCCATGCACCCAGGCACTGGTAGCGGTGGTAAGATCGTGGATTTAGAGGTTCAGAAGGATGAATTTGGGATTCCCGTTATATGGTCCAGCAGCCTTAAGGGTGCCATTAGGAGCTCCCTCACACTAAACCGCTCAAGCAATGACCAGCGCCATAAAGTGCTTATTAATGCGGTTTTCGGGCCCGAGCCTGGCACTGACGAGGTGAGTGAGTATTCCTCTGTGGTTAATTTCCTAGATGCCAAGCTCCTGCTAATGCCCATTAGGTCGCTAAGGGGTGTTTGGGCCTACGCAACCTCGAGGCATTTGCTTAATTACTATAGGACTTACGTGGATGCCCTCGAGACACTTAACAACAACTTAAGCAAGTACCAAAATGCCCTGGACCAATTAATCAAACTCACGGAAAACATTGACCAGGGCACTGCAGTGGTTAGTAAGGGGGACCTTGTCATTAGTGGTGGGAAAGCCGTACTCAATGAAATCGAGTTCAATGCCAATGTAAATGTCAAATTAAATGAGAAATTAAATGAAGTTGTTAATAAAGCGCTACCTAACGTCATTGCTGAGAGGGTTAAGGAGAGAGGCTTGGTGTTAGTTAGTGATGATGATATGATGGAGTTGATTAAGAGAAGCATCATTATACAAACAAGGGTAAGGCTTGATTACTCCAAAAAGACCGTAACTGAAGGCGGGCTCTGGGAGGAGGAGTACCTACCCCAGTTCACTGTTTTCGTGTCTGGCGTGGTGTGCAGTAAACCTAGAATTAATGAGAAATCCTTCAAGGAAAAGGTGGGTGATTCAAGTGATGTCCTACAGAAGTTCACTAACATGAAGAATAACGCAGAGGAGGTATGCAGGTACTTAAGGGGTGAGACGCAAGATCCCTCCACGATCTTCATACTTGGTGGTAAGGAGACCTTAGGTAAGGGCTTAGCCAAGGTTTGGTGGTTGCCATGA